In Brachypodium distachyon strain Bd21 chromosome 2, Brachypodium_distachyon_v3.0, whole genome shotgun sequence, one genomic interval encodes:
- the LOC100845787 gene encoding lysM domain receptor-like kinase 3 isoform X2: protein MQCAPQSLIPSCNSYLYVTPQGRSLSEIASDFKGNASLIQPIKRLSGSEDLLIPVPCMCEAINATVNALFHDTGYEAIQNDISDDINSNKFSGLAWNLTAGLNKGDTITVHLLCGCSSTAPEGVLSYTVQPEDTLSNIATLFSSGSREILSLNPAVRNPDFIKPGWVLFIPMGVAASSNKKIGGLPIIIAVSISAAVSLLCMSIIILRLKRRSPLPSVEAPKNKMEKVPSNTSIAILESRYFPSKRIDEIDPFQTERPVIFSLKEVGDATVNFDEKRKIGEGGYGMVYLGFIGTHEIAVKKMKASKSKEFFAELKVLCKVHHINVVELIGYAAGEDHLYLVYEYVRNGSLSEHLHDPLLKGHQPLSWTARTQIAMDAARGIEYIHDHTKACYVHRDIKTSNILLDDGLRAKVADFGLVKLVERSDEDDCLATRLVGTPGYLPPESVLELHMTTKSDVYAFGVVLAELITGLHALVRDNKEANKTKSLISIMRRAFKSEYLESSLEKIIDPSLKDNYPIEEVCKLANISMWCLSEDPLDRPEIREIMPVLSQIHMTSIEWEASLGGDTEVFSGVFNGR from the exons ATGCAATGCGCCCCTCAATCCCTGATCCCTTCGTGcaactcgtacctctatgtgACTCctcaaggacgcagcctgTCCGAGATAGCCTCCGACTTCAAAGGCAACGCGTCTCTCATCCAGCCCATCAAGAGGCTCTCAGGTTCGGAGGACCTGCTGATACCTGTGCCGTGCATGTGCGAGGCGATCAATGCCACCGTGAATGCTCTCTTCCATGACACCGGGTATGAGGCGATACAAAATGACATTTCTGACGACATCAACAGCAATAAGTTCAGTGGGCTTGCGTGGAACTTAACTGCTGGACTGAATAAGGGAGACACAATCACGGTTCACCTTCTATGCGGGTGTTCCTCCACGGCACCAGAGGGGGTGTTGTCATACACGGTCCAGCCGGAAGATACCCTGAGCAACATCGCAACACTGTTCAGTTCAGGCTCCAGGGAGATCCTAAGCTTGAATCCGGCGGTCAGAAATCCTGATTTTATTAAGCCAGGGTGGGTGTTGTTCATCCCGATGGGAGTTGCTGCTTCTTCTAACAAAA AGATTGGCGGTTTACCGATCATCATAGCAGTATCCATATCAGCTGCAGTTTCGCTTCTTTGTATGTCCATCATCATACTACGCCTGAAAAGGAGGTCTCCTCTGCCCAGTGTTGAAGCGCCAAAGAATAAGATGGAGAAAGTTCCCAGCAACACAAGCATTGCAATCCTCGAGAGCCGTTACTTTCCATCCAAGAGAATTGATG AAATCGATCCTTTCCAAACGGAGAGGCCTGTGATTTTCAGCTTGAAAGAGGTTGGAGATGCTACAGTTAATTTTGATGAGAAGAGGAAGATCGGTGAGGGAGGATATGGGATGGTCTACCTAGGTTTCATAGGGACACAT GAGATTGCAGTTAAGAAGATGAAAGCCAGCAAATCGAAGGAGTTCTTCGCTGAGCTGAAAGTCTTGTGCAAAGTACATCACATAAATGTG GTTGAGTTGATTGGCTATGCTGCTGGGGAGGATCACCTGTACCTTGTTTACGAGTATGTCCGGAATGGATCGCTTAGTGAGCATCTCCATGATCCTTTGCTGAAAG GCCATCAACCTCTCTCATGGACTGCAAGAACACAGATAGCAATGGATGCAGCACGGGGTATAGAGTACATCCATGACCATACAAAGGCCTGTTATGTGCACCGCGACATCAAAACGAGCAATATTCTGCTAGATGACGGACTAAGAGCTAAA GTTGCGGATTTTGGGCTCGTGAAGCTTGTTGAGCGCAGCGATGAAGATGATTGCCTGGCAACTCGTTTGGTTGGAACACCAGGCTACCTTCCACCAGA GTCAGTTCTTGAGCTTCACATGACTACCAAGTCCGATGTCTATGCATTTGGAGTAGTTCTAGCAGAGCTAATTACTGGTCTGCATGCACTTGTGCGGGACAATAAGGAAGCTAATAAGACCAAGTCACTTATCTCAATC ATGAGGAGAGCTTTCAAATCAGAATATCTAGAGAGCTCACTGGAGAAAATCATAGATCCCTCCTTGAAAGACAACTACCCAATAGAAGAAGTGTGTAAG CTCGCAAACATTTCGATGTGGTGCTTGAGTGAGGATCCGTTGGACCGGCCTGAGATTAGAGAGATTATGCCAGTGCTGTCCCAAATTCATATGACCTCCATAGAGTGGGAGGCGTCACTCGGAGGTGACACCGAAGTCTTTAGCGGAGTTTTCAATGGTAGATGA
- the LOC100822028 gene encoding putative pentatricopeptide repeat-containing protein At1g64310 encodes MRRKLALLLAAANGAALPLSHTKQIHARLLLVSPFIPDDVRLFLLRSYAGRGDFASAHCLLDETPRPVSPLLYNAVIRAHARRLDLPAALALFARMRRSATPPDAHTFACVVRACADCSSPDTAKIVHGVASSSGMSSHPVVGSALVSAYSKFLLVDSARHMFDGLPDPDLVLWNSMLSGYGYREMWVEGLQLFSAMRRAGEEPDGYSMVSLVSSFRNPEALDFGQAVHGVCIKGGYDSGHHVRSALVSMYFRCGCMESGQTLFGNLLDADLVTWSSLITGQLQTGKYEESFNLFRQMCYSGRRPDSILIASLLSACASTATVSCSREIHCYAIRIGADADVKVSSSLMDAYAKCGFAELGYLVFRQMPNKNSVVYNMVISNLGSHGFALKAIEVHDEMICDKYRPDGATFSALLAACCHAGLLDEGWKLFRRMQDEFHIVVEMEHYVYMVRLLATFNQLKEAYDLIQTMPMAPDCGVWGALLWGCCFHRNSSLGRVVSEKLFEIYPDKAAYGIMLSNLYASQDMWWDAEEVRSEILKEGMHKNTGISWVGEVRK; translated from the coding sequence ATGCGCCGGAAGCTTGCGctcctgctcgccgccgccaatgGCGCCGCGCTCCCTCTCTCCCATACGAAGCAGATTcacgcgcgcctcctcctcgtctcccctTTCATCCCCGACGACGTACGCCTCTTTCTCCTCCGTTCCTATGCTGGGCGAGGGGACTTCGCGTCCGCGCACTGCCTGCTCGACGAAACACCCCGCCCGGTCTCGCCGCTGCTCTACAACGCTGTCATACGTGCCCACGCCCGCCGCCTAGACCTCCCCGCGGCGCTCGCGCTCTTCGCCAGAATGCGACGCTCCGCCACCCCGCCCGACGCCCACACCTTCGCCTGCGTCGTCCGCGCATGCGCAGACTGTTCAAGCCCGGACACAGCCAAGATCGTCCATGGCGTTGCATCTTCTTCCGGCATGTCCTCCCATCCCGTCGTTGGCAGTGCGCTGGTCAGTGCGTATTCAAAGTTTTTGCTCGTGGACAGTGCTCGCCATATGTTCGATGGATTGCCTGACCCGGACTTGGTTCTCTGGAACTCAATGTTGTCTGGGTATGGGTACCGGGAAATGTGGGTAGAAGGGCTTCAACTGTTTTCTGCAATGCGTAGAGCTGGGGAGGAGCCAGATGGATACTCCATGGTCAGCTTAGTCTCGTCCTTTCGGAATCCAGAGGCACTTGATTTTGGTCAAGCAGTTCATGGAGTGTGTATCAAGGGCGGTTATGATTCTGGACACCACGTGAGAAGCGCACTTGTTAGCATGTACTTCAGGTGTGGCTGCATGGAATCTGGCCAAACCTTGTTTGGTAATTTGCTGGATGCGGATTTGGTTACATGGTCTTCACTAATTACAGGGCAGTTGCAGACTGGGAAGTATGAGGAGTCATTCAATCTGTTCCGACAAATGTGCTACTCTGGCAGGAGGCCTGATAGCATATTGATCGCTAGTCTTCTTTCAGCATGTGCTTCTACAGCAACTGTCAGCTGTAGCAGGGAGATCCATTGTTATGCGATCAGGATTGGAGCTGATGCAGACGTTAAAGTCTCATCTTCACTAATGGATGCATATGCAAAATGTGGCTTTGCTGAGCTCGGATATTTGGTGTTCCGCCAAATGCCTAATAAGAACTCAGTCGTGTACAATATGGTCATATCAAACCTTGGTTCTCATGGGTTTGCATTGAAAGCCATTGAAGTCCATGATGAGATGATTTGTGACAAGTATAGGCCTGATGGTGCTACCTTCTCTGCTTTACTTGCTGCTTGTTGTCATGCAGGACTCTTAGACGAGGGATGGAAGTTGTTTAGGAGAATGCAAGATGAGTTTCACATTGTGGTTGAAATGGAGCATTATGTGTACATGGTAAGGCTTCTTGCAACATTTAACCAGCTGAAGGAGGCATATGATCTTATACAGACAATGCCAATGGCACCAGATTGTGGCGTGTGGGGTGCACTGCTTTGGGGGTGTTGTTTTCACCGCAATTCCAGCCTTGGTAGGGTAGTTTCTGAAAAGCTCTTTGAGATTTATCCAGACAAGGCTGCTTACGGGATCATGCTTTCAAACTTGTATGCATCGCAGGACATGTGGTGGGATGCTGAGGAGGTCAGGTCTGAGATATTGAAAGAAGGTATGCACAAGAACACAGGGATCAGTTGGGTTGGTGAAGTAAGAAAATGA
- the LOC100845787 gene encoding lysM domain receptor-like kinase 3 isoform X1 produces the protein MARHSSLFFFFFLALFVQHLHAVVSLPTLPRRSLEPAAEQWQPMQCAPQSLIPSCNSYLYVTPQGRSLSEIASDFKGNASLIQPIKRLSGSEDLLIPVPCMCEAINATVNALFHDTGYEAIQNDISDDINSNKFSGLAWNLTAGLNKGDTITVHLLCGCSSTAPEGVLSYTVQPEDTLSNIATLFSSGSREILSLNPAVRNPDFIKPGWVLFIPMGVAASSNKKIGGLPIIIAVSISAAVSLLCMSIIILRLKRRSPLPSVEAPKNKMEKVPSNTSIAILESRYFPSKRIDEIDPFQTERPVIFSLKEVGDATVNFDEKRKIGEGGYGMVYLGFIGTHEIAVKKMKASKSKEFFAELKVLCKVHHINVVELIGYAAGEDHLYLVYEYVRNGSLSEHLHDPLLKGHQPLSWTARTQIAMDAARGIEYIHDHTKACYVHRDIKTSNILLDDGLRAKVADFGLVKLVERSDEDDCLATRLVGTPGYLPPESVLELHMTTKSDVYAFGVVLAELITGLHALVRDNKEANKTKSLISIMRRAFKSEYLESSLEKIIDPSLKDNYPIEEVCKLANISMWCLSEDPLDRPEIREIMPVLSQIHMTSIEWEASLGGDTEVFSGVFNGR, from the exons ATGGCCAGACATAgttccctcttcttcttcttcttccttgctttGTTTGTGCAGCACCTTCACGCCGTTGTCTCTCTGCCCACTTTACCCAGAAGAAGCTTAGAACCAGCGGCGGAGCAATGGCAGCCCATGCAATGCGCCCCTCAATCCCTGATCCCTTCGTGcaactcgtacctctatgtgACTCctcaaggacgcagcctgTCCGAGATAGCCTCCGACTTCAAAGGCAACGCGTCTCTCATCCAGCCCATCAAGAGGCTCTCAGGTTCGGAGGACCTGCTGATACCTGTGCCGTGCATGTGCGAGGCGATCAATGCCACCGTGAATGCTCTCTTCCATGACACCGGGTATGAGGCGATACAAAATGACATTTCTGACGACATCAACAGCAATAAGTTCAGTGGGCTTGCGTGGAACTTAACTGCTGGACTGAATAAGGGAGACACAATCACGGTTCACCTTCTATGCGGGTGTTCCTCCACGGCACCAGAGGGGGTGTTGTCATACACGGTCCAGCCGGAAGATACCCTGAGCAACATCGCAACACTGTTCAGTTCAGGCTCCAGGGAGATCCTAAGCTTGAATCCGGCGGTCAGAAATCCTGATTTTATTAAGCCAGGGTGGGTGTTGTTCATCCCGATGGGAGTTGCTGCTTCTTCTAACAAAA AGATTGGCGGTTTACCGATCATCATAGCAGTATCCATATCAGCTGCAGTTTCGCTTCTTTGTATGTCCATCATCATACTACGCCTGAAAAGGAGGTCTCCTCTGCCCAGTGTTGAAGCGCCAAAGAATAAGATGGAGAAAGTTCCCAGCAACACAAGCATTGCAATCCTCGAGAGCCGTTACTTTCCATCCAAGAGAATTGATG AAATCGATCCTTTCCAAACGGAGAGGCCTGTGATTTTCAGCTTGAAAGAGGTTGGAGATGCTACAGTTAATTTTGATGAGAAGAGGAAGATCGGTGAGGGAGGATATGGGATGGTCTACCTAGGTTTCATAGGGACACAT GAGATTGCAGTTAAGAAGATGAAAGCCAGCAAATCGAAGGAGTTCTTCGCTGAGCTGAAAGTCTTGTGCAAAGTACATCACATAAATGTG GTTGAGTTGATTGGCTATGCTGCTGGGGAGGATCACCTGTACCTTGTTTACGAGTATGTCCGGAATGGATCGCTTAGTGAGCATCTCCATGATCCTTTGCTGAAAG GCCATCAACCTCTCTCATGGACTGCAAGAACACAGATAGCAATGGATGCAGCACGGGGTATAGAGTACATCCATGACCATACAAAGGCCTGTTATGTGCACCGCGACATCAAAACGAGCAATATTCTGCTAGATGACGGACTAAGAGCTAAA GTTGCGGATTTTGGGCTCGTGAAGCTTGTTGAGCGCAGCGATGAAGATGATTGCCTGGCAACTCGTTTGGTTGGAACACCAGGCTACCTTCCACCAGA GTCAGTTCTTGAGCTTCACATGACTACCAAGTCCGATGTCTATGCATTTGGAGTAGTTCTAGCAGAGCTAATTACTGGTCTGCATGCACTTGTGCGGGACAATAAGGAAGCTAATAAGACCAAGTCACTTATCTCAATC ATGAGGAGAGCTTTCAAATCAGAATATCTAGAGAGCTCACTGGAGAAAATCATAGATCCCTCCTTGAAAGACAACTACCCAATAGAAGAAGTGTGTAAG CTCGCAAACATTTCGATGTGGTGCTTGAGTGAGGATCCGTTGGACCGGCCTGAGATTAGAGAGATTATGCCAGTGCTGTCCCAAATTCATATGACCTCCATAGAGTGGGAGGCGTCACTCGGAGGTGACACCGAAGTCTTTAGCGGAGTTTTCAATGGTAGATGA